A region from the Aegilops tauschii subsp. strangulata cultivar AL8/78 chromosome 5, Aet v6.0, whole genome shotgun sequence genome encodes:
- the LOC109774758 gene encoding LOW QUALITY PROTEIN: epoxide hydrolase 3 (The sequence of the model RefSeq protein was modified relative to this genomic sequence to represent the inferred CDS: deleted 1 base in 1 codon) gives MESGGAGEVRHWNADVNGVSLHVAEQGPAAGPAVLLLHGFPELWLSWRHQMAALAARGFRALAPDLRGYGDSDAPADPAAYTMLHVVGDVVALLDHLRLPKVVVVGHDWGAQVAWHFCLFRPDRVRAVVALGIPFFPRSPRPMAEMFAARGDGFYITQFQEPGRAEKAFARYDVATVLKKFYSLQLDDLAAPPGVEIIDFFEASSSPLPWMTEEELGQYAEKFQKSGFTGPLNYYRAMDTNWRLTAPWHGAKITVPAKFIGGEKDVGVESFGVKRYIESGGFKSNVPDLEVSIIEGHHFLQQEQAERVNSEILSFLDKLSGEEAHNKN, from the exons ATGGAGTCCGGCGGTGCAGGCGAGGTGCGGCACTGGAACGCCGACGTCAACGGCGTCTCCCTCCACGTCGCCGAGCagggccccgccgccggcccggcgGTGCTCCTCCTCCACGGCTTCCCGGAGCTCTGGCTCTCCTGGCGCCACCAGATGGCCGCTCTCGCCGCCCGCGGCTTCCGCGCCCTCGCCCCCGACCTCCGCGGCTACGGCGACTCCGACGCCCCCGCGGACCCCGCCGCCTACACCATGCTCCACGTCGTCGGCGACGTGGTCGCGCTCCTCGACCACCTCCGCCTCCCCAAG gtggtggtggtgggtcaCGACTGGGGTGCGCAGGTGGCGTGGCATTTCTGCCTGTTCCGGCCGGACCGGGTGCGCGCCGTCGTCGCGCTGGGGATCCCGTTCTTCCCCCGCTCCCCTCGTCCGATGGCGGAGATGTTCGCGGCGCGCGGCGACGGGTTCTACATCACGCAGTTCCAG GAGCCTGGAAGAGCTGAAAAGGCATTTGCTCGGTACGACGTCGCGACTGTCCTAAAGAAGTTCTACTCCCTTCAATTAGATGACCTTGCTGCTCCTCCTGGAGTAGAGATCATAGATTTTTTCGAGGCGTCATCATCCCCACTTCCTTGGATGACCGAGGAAGAACTGGGGCAGTATGCCGAGAAGTTCCAGAAGTCTGGCTTCACCGGACCCCTCAACTACTACCGCGCCATGGACAC GAACTGGAGGCTTACTGCGCCCTGGCACGGTGCAAAGATCACGGTGCCTGCGAAGTTCATCGGGGGTGAGAAGGACGTCGGTGTCGAGTCCTTTGGAGTCAAGCGCTACATCGAGAGCGGGGGTTTCAAGTCCAATGTTCCAGACCTTGAGGTTTCCATCATTGAAGGCCACCATTTCCTCCAGCAAGAGCAGGCCGAGAGGGTGAACTCTGAGATACTGTCCTTCCTGGACAAGCTTTCTGGCGAGGAAGCACATAAT AAGAACTAA